In one window of Canis aureus isolate CA01 chromosome 25, VMU_Caureus_v.1.0, whole genome shotgun sequence DNA:
- the C25H12orf71 gene encoding uncharacterized protein C12orf71 homolog, producing MAHSSSSSNRSDATDYSFESNLSLSVGYFPCENTFSHENTISFEDTSSKAPSILVPPIQGTWRTESTGRLLKRQDQIPDNPKQCCKLSITVAWDVDVGSNNSDSTADWDRNRSNQWIDKYLEEDTQLTLGKLNGLVQKLEKFLEPQKTNEDDDSAFPESGQEEDFQLFGSIPPGIAQVSHQEHDTCQDLPHACQHEGIIQFPQIPPRLQEYELSEMISQTTGSQRTITIETASVSLGQQEEEDTPSSTQALSCVNFRSVFRWLRQQVLSSLLRRQHPEESTESPHQLAQKKRLSHRGKRIQPQESLDLGQTLSPDFLTF from the exons ATGGCACACTCATCGTCCAGCAGCAACAGATCAGATGCCACAGACTACAGCTTTGAGTCAAACCTGAGCCTCTCTGTGGGTTACTTCCCCTGTGAAAACACCTTCTCCCACGAGAACACCATCTCCTTTGAAGACACATCTTCCAAGGCTCCTTCGATCCTTGTTCCTCCTATCCAAGGAACATGGAGGACTGAAAGTACAGGCAGACTCCTGAAGAGACAAGACCAAATTCCTGACAACCCAAAGCAGTGTTGCAAACTCAGCATCACAGTGGCCTGGGATGTTGATGTGGGCTCTAACAATTCAGACTCCACAGCTGACTGGGATAGAAATAGGAGCAATCAGTGGATAGACAAGTACCTGGAAGAGGACACACAACTGACTCTCGGCAAACTAAATGGTCTTGTGCAAAAGCTTGAGAAATTTCTAGAACCTCAGAAAACCAACGAGGATGATGACTCTGCATTCCCTGAATCTGGTCAGGAGGAAGATTTCCAGTTGTTCGGCAGCATCCCTCCAGGCATAGCTCAGGTCAGTCATCAAGAACATGATACTTGTCAAGACCTGCCTCACGCCTGCCAACATGAAGGTATCATCCAGTTTCCGCAGATTCCCCCAAGACTTCAGGAATATGAACTTTCTGAG ATGATAAGCCAGACAACTGGCAGCCAAAGGACGATCACTATAGAGACTGCCTCAGTCTCACTGGgtcagcaggaggaggaggacactCCTTCCAGCACACAGGCCCTCTCCTGTGTGAATTTTAGAAGTGTCTTCCGCTGGCTAAGGCAGCAAGTCCTCTCTTCACTTCTCAGGAGACAACACCCTGAGGAGTCCACTGAGAGCCCCCATCAGCTGGCACAAAAGAAAAGACTCTCTCACAGAGGCAAGAGAATCCAACCTCAAGAGTCCCTCGACTTAGGACAAACTCTATCACcagattttttaactttttga